In Anthocerotibacter panamensis C109, the sequence AGGTCAATGCCGCCGGTCAAAAGATCCGGGACCTCGGCAAAATCGATCCCAAGCCGGGACAGCCCATCAAACTCACCCTCGATATCGAACTGCAAAAAGCAGCGGAGGCTGTCCTGGGCACGCGCCGGGGAGCTGTGGTCGCGCTGGATGTCAACACAGGTGAAATTTTGGTCATGGCAAGTCACCCTGGGTTTGACCCCAACCTCTTCACCCGACGTATCACCAAAGATGAGTGGGTTGCCTTGCAAGGGCTAGACCATCCGTTTTTAAACCGGGCGGTGCGGCCCTACGCCCCAGCAAGTACTTTTAAGATTGTGGTGACAGCAGCCGCCCTTGAGTCAGGCCGATTCAGCCCACAGACCCGACTCAATACCTTTGGGGCCTATCGCGTCGGCAATCGCTTCTTCAAGGAGCACAATGGACGCGGTTGGGGAGTCGTCGGTTTTGAGAAGGCGCTCGCTGTGAGTGCGGATACTTTTTTCTATCAGGTGGGCCTCAAACTTGGTCCAGACCCCATCGCCAGCATGGGCCGCAATTTTGGTTTTAGCCAGCGCACCGCCTTGGATCTCCCCTCGGAGTCGCCGGGACTTATGCCCACCGAGGACTGGAAAAAAGCGACCTTCCGCGACTACTGGCGGGCCGGGGACTCGGCTAACTTTGCCATCGGTCAGGGCTATGCTCTGGTCACGCCCCTCCAGAATGCCTTGATGATTGCCGCTATCGCCAATGGCGGGCAACTCGTAACCCCCCGGTTGCGCCAAGATACCCCTGTGGTGCACCAACCGGTGCCGGTGCAGCCCAAGACTCTAGACGTGATCCGCCGGGGATTGCGGGCGGTAACGGCTCCAGGGGGCACGGCCTATCGCGTATTAGGGGGGGCGGGCATGGTCCCTAACGCCGGGAAAACCGGGACTGCTGAAGACTACAACAGCCACCGGACCAATGCTGTTTTTGTCGGATATGCCCCCTTAGACCACCCACAGATTGCTGTATCGGTCATGGTGGAGCA encodes:
- the mrdA gene encoding penicillin-binding protein 2; amino-acid sequence: MEQLQEERRQGSRGTKTLVLMAVVLLLTGGLISRLSYLQLWEGPNYRERAEKNRIRPWYRAPARGEILDRKGRILASHRQVYSLYLEPSDNRKEDWPRVLEILAPHVKFSVAEMQEKLDKTGYHSPYPVLILPDIDPQLITLIREYQNQLPGVEVVVDSARYYPHGAIASQIIGYTGEISEKELNRRKALDQNYRPGDLVGKLGVEALFEEDLHGTWGGELREVNAAGQKIRDLGKIDPKPGQPIKLTLDIELQKAAEAVLGTRRGAVVALDVNTGEILVMASHPGFDPNLFTRRITKDEWVALQGLDHPFLNRAVRPYAPASTFKIVVTAAALESGRFSPQTRLNTFGAYRVGNRFFKEHNGRGWGVVGFEKALAVSADTFFYQVGLKLGPDPIASMGRNFGFSQRTALDLPSESPGLMPTEDWKKATFRDYWRAGDSANFAIGQGYALVTPLQNALMIAAIANGGQLVTPRLRQDTPVVHQPVPVQPKTLDVIRRGLRAVTAPGGTAYRVLGGAGMVPNAGKTGTAEDYNSHRTNAVFVGYAPLDHPQIAVSVMVEQGGHGGSDAAPVAAEIYKHYFAQKGDAVPSQK